From the Desulfovibrio sp. JY genome, one window contains:
- a CDS encoding DUF459 domain-containing protein: MQSIIKIALAVCMIAAMSILPACINTSGKSSKKNATYEARTYPAHTPTVPTAPEAEVKSVPQPAPPAAAPPAGVPLAPPPATSPRPASPEEQTKATLEPKPVQAAALPQPKSEPAAPVVKTPFTTTAKPAQPTEADKAPTAKETTVASVEQPAAPALPGLEKKTPQEPTGPAAEKTAPAAPKAAGGKVAVVGDSLAVGIGMTMSNRMKQYEGSGCVPLGKVSTGLISKRFFDWDKKLTELVAKEKLSAVVVMMGGNDANNPIAGKAAGTPEWSAAYQEKAEDFLHIASKAGIKVLWVGLPAMRDAAYNKRVEAVNEAAKAACAKVGGCSYMEASTIFTDDTGKFVQAKTIGGKKVSLRAKDGVHMTMNGYDLLCRQVLDKLSSDGNLPAEKQANK; this comes from the coding sequence CGGACCTATCCGGCCCACACCCCCACGGTCCCGACCGCGCCCGAGGCCGAGGTCAAATCCGTGCCCCAGCCGGCCCCGCCGGCGGCCGCCCCCCCGGCCGGAGTGCCGCTTGCGCCGCCGCCCGCGACCTCCCCCCGGCCGGCCTCGCCCGAGGAGCAGACCAAGGCGACCCTGGAACCCAAACCGGTTCAGGCGGCCGCCCTACCCCAGCCCAAGAGCGAACCGGCCGCGCCCGTGGTCAAGACGCCCTTCACGACGACCGCGAAGCCGGCCCAGCCGACCGAGGCGGACAAGGCTCCCACGGCAAAGGAGACCACCGTCGCCTCGGTGGAACAGCCCGCCGCGCCCGCCCTGCCCGGTCTGGAAAAGAAAACGCCCCAGGAGCCGACCGGCCCGGCAGCGGAAAAAACCGCTCCCGCCGCGCCCAAGGCGGCTGGCGGCAAGGTGGCCGTGGTAGGCGATTCCCTGGCCGTCGGTATCGGCATGACCATGAGCAATCGCATGAAGCAGTACGAGGGCTCGGGCTGCGTGCCCCTGGGCAAGGTCTCCACCGGCCTTATTTCCAAGAGGTTTTTCGACTGGGACAAGAAGCTCACCGAGCTTGTGGCCAAGGAAAAGCTGTCGGCCGTGGTGGTGATGATGGGCGGCAACGACGCCAACAATCCCATTGCCGGCAAGGCTGCCGGCACGCCGGAATGGAGCGCCGCCTACCAGGAAAAGGCCGAAGACTTCCTGCACATCGCTTCGAAGGCCGGAATCAAGGTGCTGTGGGTGGGGCTGCCGGCCATGCGCGACGCGGCCTACAACAAGCGGGTCGAGGCGGTCAACGAGGCGGCCAAGGCGGCCTGCGCCAAGGTCGGCGGCTGCTCCTACATGGAGGCCTCGACCATCTTCACCGATGATACGGGCAAGTTCGTCCAGGCCAAGACCATCGGCGGCAAAAAAGTGTCGCTTCGAGCCAAGGATGGCGTGCACATGACCATGAACGGCTACGATCTGCTGTGCCGCCAAGTACTGGACAAACTCTCCTCCGACGGCAACCTGCCGGCGGAGAAACAGGCGAATAAATAA
- a CDS encoding NAD(P)-dependent oxidoreductase, whose amino-acid sequence MAQRIGFIGLGIMGTAMSRNCLRAGFDVMVWNRSPEPAARLAAEGASVAKTPAEAAAHGDVTIVMLTGPEACEAVLFGPDGAATTLGPGKTLVNMSTISPAYARQAAARVRETGAEYVDAPVSGSKKPAEDATLVILAGGGEEAITAVEPVLLAMGKKVARCGEAGMGSTMKVTVNVLLGIMAEGLAETVRLGEALGLTRQALLDVVMAGPMANDLFRLKDPMFRADDYPAQFPAKHMAKDLGFALDAARDAGAGTPVLSVLAPLYRKLVDTGLGDADFAAVIKALG is encoded by the coding sequence ATGGCACAGCGGATCGGATTTATCGGCCTTGGCATCATGGGCACGGCCATGTCCCGCAACTGTCTGCGGGCCGGTTTCGACGTCATGGTCTGGAACCGCTCCCCCGAGCCGGCCGCACGACTCGCCGCCGAGGGAGCTTCGGTTGCCAAGACGCCGGCCGAAGCGGCCGCCCATGGCGATGTGACCATCGTCATGCTGACCGGCCCCGAGGCCTGCGAAGCAGTGCTTTTCGGCCCGGACGGCGCGGCCACCACCCTTGGCCCGGGCAAGACCCTCGTCAACATGAGCACCATCTCCCCGGCCTATGCCCGGCAAGCCGCCGCGCGCGTGCGTGAAACCGGCGCGGAGTATGTGGACGCCCCGGTTTCCGGCTCCAAAAAACCGGCCGAGGACGCCACCCTCGTCATCCTGGCCGGCGGAGGCGAGGAAGCCATTACCGCCGTGGAGCCGGTGCTTCTGGCCATGGGCAAGAAAGTCGCCCGGTGCGGCGAGGCGGGCATGGGCTCGACCATGAAGGTCACGGTCAACGTGCTGCTCGGCATCATGGCCGAGGGGCTGGCCGAGACGGTGCGCCTGGGCGAGGCCCTCGGTCTTACGCGGCAGGCGCTTCTCGACGTGGTTATGGCCGGCCCCATGGCCAACGACCTGTTTCGCTTGAAGGACCCGATGTTTCGCGCCGACGACTATCCGGCCCAGTTCCCGGCCAAACACATGGCCAAGGACTTGGGCTTTGCCCTGGACGCGGCCCGGGATGCCGGGGCGGGCACGCCCGTCTTGTCCGTCCTGGCACCGCTCTACCGCAAACTCGTGGACACGGGCCTTGGCGATGCGGATTTCGCGGCTGTGATCAAGGCCCTGGGCTAG
- a CDS encoding transporter substrate-binding domain-containing protein — protein sequence MTGVMLRFAFALSILSYAAWGVALDARAADGLYGNAPIPGIGRPVRVGGDRDYPPYEFLDKDGKPAGFNVDLTRAVAEVMGMKVEFRLGAWAGEREALMDGGLDILEGMTYSDERAQLLDFAPHTIVNHAIFARRGAPPVSNLDDLAGKKVILHRAGFMHDTLAAKGMEKDLIFSETPADGLRLLASGVGDYAVVAILPGISIIRENKLDNIQPVARSVATVRYGYATKKGNDALIARFSEGLAILRETGRYQAIHDKWLGVLENGKVKWQTLAVYVGAVVTPLLALLGGSMLWAHMLRRQVAQRTRSLTKALDELSSNQRQLVQADKMAALGTLVSGVAHEINNPNGLILLNIPILRKVQADVSRLLDAWHEREGEFTLGGIRYSRMRQELPRMLEEMQEGAMRIKRIVNDLKDFARREEGAAKALIDVGDCSRKAVRLVEATIRKHTDRFSADYEADLPLVWGNSQRIEQVVVNLVINACQALPDRSRAIEVTTRHDAAAGKVVLCVRDEGTGISPEHLPNLTDPFFTTKRETGGTGLGLSVSASIVKEYGGCLTFESTPSQGTTACLELPVPKEESPA from the coding sequence ATGACAGGCGTTATGCTGCGTTTCGCATTCGCGCTCTCCATTCTCTCTTACGCTGCCTGGGGTGTCGCGCTCGATGCCCGGGCCGCCGACGGCCTTTACGGCAACGCGCCAATCCCCGGGATCGGCCGGCCGGTCAGGGTCGGCGGCGACCGCGACTACCCGCCCTACGAATTTCTGGACAAGGACGGCAAACCGGCCGGCTTCAACGTGGATCTGACCCGGGCCGTGGCCGAGGTCATGGGCATGAAGGTGGAATTTCGCCTCGGGGCCTGGGCGGGTGAACGCGAAGCGCTCATGGACGGTGGGCTGGATATCCTGGAGGGCATGACCTATTCCGACGAGCGGGCCCAGCTCCTCGACTTTGCCCCCCACACCATTGTCAACCACGCCATTTTCGCCCGGCGCGGCGCGCCGCCCGTCTCGAACCTCGACGATCTGGCCGGCAAAAAGGTCATTTTACATCGCGCCGGTTTCATGCACGACACCCTGGCCGCCAAGGGCATGGAAAAAGACCTCATCTTTTCCGAAACCCCGGCCGACGGCCTGCGGCTTCTGGCCTCGGGCGTGGGCGATTACGCCGTGGTGGCCATACTGCCCGGCATCTCCATTATCCGCGAAAACAAGCTGGACAACATCCAGCCCGTGGCCCGAAGCGTCGCCACCGTGCGCTACGGCTACGCCACCAAAAAAGGCAACGACGCCCTGATCGCCCGCTTCAGCGAGGGGCTGGCCATCCTGCGCGAAACCGGGCGCTATCAGGCCATCCACGACAAGTGGCTCGGGGTGCTGGAAAACGGCAAGGTCAAATGGCAGACCCTCGCCGTCTACGTGGGGGCCGTGGTCACGCCGCTTCTGGCCCTGCTCGGCGGCTCCATGCTCTGGGCCCATATGCTGCGCCGGCAGGTGGCCCAGCGCACCCGGTCCCTGACCAAGGCCCTGGACGAACTGTCCAGCAACCAGCGCCAGCTCGTCCAGGCCGACAAGATGGCCGCGCTCGGCACCCTGGTTTCCGGCGTGGCCCACGAAATCAACAACCCCAACGGCTTGATCCTGCTCAACATCCCCATTCTGCGCAAAGTCCAGGCCGACGTTTCCCGGCTGCTCGACGCGTGGCACGAACGCGAAGGCGAGTTCACCCTGGGCGGCATCCGCTATTCCCGCATGCGCCAGGAACTCCCCCGGATGCTCGAAGAGATGCAGGAAGGGGCCATGCGCATCAAGCGCATCGTCAACGACCTCAAGGATTTCGCCCGGCGCGAGGAAGGCGCGGCCAAGGCGCTCATCGACGTGGGCGACTGCTCGCGCAAGGCCGTGCGCCTGGTCGAGGCCACCATCCGCAAGCACACCGACCGCTTTTCCGCCGACTACGAGGCGGACCTGCCGCTCGTCTGGGGCAATTCCCAGCGCATCGAGCAGGTGGTGGTCAACCTCGTCATAAACGCCTGCCAGGCCCTGCCCGACAGGAGCCGGGCCATCGAGGTCACCACCCGCCATGATGCCGCCGCCGGCAAGGTTGTCCTTTGCGTGCGCGACGAGGGGACCGGCATCAGCCCCGAGCATTTGCCCAATCTGACGGACCCGTTTTTCACCACCAAGCGCGAAACGGGCGGCACGGGGCTTGGCCTGTCCGTCTCGGCCAGCATCGTGAAGGAATACGGCGGCTGCTTGACGTTCGAATCCACGCCGAGCCAAGGGACCACGGCCTGCCTGGAACTGCCCGTGCCCAAGGAGGAATCGCCGGCATGA
- a CDS encoding sigma-54 dependent transcriptional regulator produces MTTAPSPAFAILIVDDEPAWLRSLSLTLESAAGITNTFLCQDSREVLPLLDKGGIGLVLLDLTMPGKSGEELLAAIGERHPDVACIIISGVNQLDTAVRCMKLGAFDYYVKTDEEDRIVSGVLRAIRMLELRDENRAVKSRLVAGGPAHPEAFAGIVTRSRAMHAVFAYIEAVAASSQPLLITGESGVGKENLVRATHAVSGRTGPLVAVNVAGLDDAVFADTLFGHVRGAYTGAETVRRGMVEEAAGGTLFLDEIGDLSVASQVKLLRLLQEGEYYPLGSDQPRRLAARVIVATHRDLAADEAEGKFRRDLYFRLRTHHVHIPALRERKEDIEPLLRHFLAEAATALGKPTPAFPPELVGCLGAYAFPGNIRELRAMVFDAVSLHTSRMLSMQSFLAAMGRAKPCPAAAPPPNPFAPFEQLPTFAEAARFLVDEALARSGGNQTLAARLLGISQPALSKRLKHAAKPS; encoded by the coding sequence ATGACCACCGCCCCGTCCCCGGCCTTCGCCATTTTGATCGTGGACGACGAGCCGGCCTGGCTGCGCTCCCTGTCCCTGACCCTCGAATCGGCGGCCGGCATCACCAACACGTTTTTGTGCCAGGACAGCCGCGAGGTCCTGCCGCTTCTGGACAAGGGCGGCATCGGCCTCGTCCTGCTCGACCTGACCATGCCCGGCAAGTCCGGCGAAGAGCTGCTTGCCGCCATCGGCGAACGCCATCCGGACGTGGCCTGCATCATCATCAGCGGCGTCAACCAGCTCGACACCGCCGTGCGCTGCATGAAGCTCGGGGCCTTCGATTATTACGTCAAGACCGACGAGGAGGACCGCATCGTCAGCGGCGTGCTGCGGGCCATCCGCATGCTGGAGCTGCGCGACGAGAACCGGGCCGTCAAAAGCCGGTTGGTGGCCGGCGGTCCGGCCCATCCCGAGGCCTTTGCCGGCATCGTCACCCGTTCCCGGGCCATGCACGCGGTGTTCGCCTACATTGAAGCCGTGGCCGCCAGTTCCCAGCCGCTGCTGATTACCGGCGAATCCGGCGTGGGCAAGGAAAACCTGGTACGGGCCACCCATGCCGTAAGCGGCCGCACAGGGCCGCTCGTGGCGGTCAACGTGGCCGGCCTCGACGACGCCGTCTTTGCCGACACGCTGTTCGGCCATGTCCGGGGGGCCTATACCGGAGCCGAAACGGTGCGGCGCGGCATGGTCGAGGAAGCGGCCGGGGGAACGCTTTTTCTCGACGAGATCGGGGACTTGTCCGTAGCCTCGCAAGTGAAGCTGTTGCGCCTGCTCCAGGAAGGCGAGTACTACCCGCTCGGCAGCGATCAGCCGAGGCGCCTGGCGGCCCGGGTCATCGTCGCCACCCACCGCGACCTGGCCGCCGACGAGGCCGAGGGCAAATTTCGCCGCGACCTCTATTTCCGGCTGCGCACCCACCATGTCCACATCCCGGCCCTGCGCGAGCGCAAGGAGGACATCGAACCGCTGCTGCGCCATTTTCTGGCCGAGGCCGCCACGGCCCTCGGCAAGCCGACGCCCGCCTTTCCGCCGGAACTGGTCGGCTGCCTGGGCGCTTACGCCTTTCCCGGCAACATCCGGGAGCTTCGGGCCATGGTCTTCGACGCCGTCAGCCTCCACACCTCCCGCATGCTCTCCATGCAGAGCTTTCTTGCGGCCATGGGCCGCGCCAAGCCCTGCCCGGCCGCCGCGCCGCCGCCCAATCCCTTCGCGCCCTTCGAACAGCTGCCCACCTTTGCCGAGGCGGCCCGCTTCCTGGTCGACGAAGCCCTGGCCCGCTCCGGCGGCAACCAGACCCTGGCCGCGCGCTTGCTCGGCATCTCCCAGCCGGCGCTCAGCAAACGCCTCAAGCACGCCGCCAAACCCTCATAA
- a CDS encoding anion permease, translating to MQRSIKLLAPVLLGLLIWLLPAPQGLPPATWTYFAVFAAVVLGLVLEPVAPALIGLIGVTLATILRLVPMTPGKLPSAGEAIKWGLSGFSNGTVWLIFAAFMFALGYEKTGLGKRLGLTLIKRMGKKTLGLGYAVALADLILAPFMPSNTARSGGTIFPIIKNIPPLYGSTPENNPRGLGAYIMWTALATTCVTSSMFLTGLAPNVLAQSLVEKTAHIQLGWSQWFMSVLPVGAILFLATPLLTYIIYPPTQKTSENAPIWAGEELGKLGPITGREITMGLLAVAALMGWIFLKSSINSTTVALAAVCVMALTKVVTWEDIIRYKQAWNVLAWFATLVTMADGLKRTGFLKWFAEAAASHMQGFSPTAMMIGLVILFFVSHYMFASVTAHVAALLPVMLATAMAVPGLNMEVVSMLLCGSLGIMGIISPYGTGPSPLYFGSGYIKSREFWLLGLVFGAIFLGVYLLVGFPWILMRG from the coding sequence ATGCAGCGCTCCATCAAGCTCCTGGCGCCGGTGTTGCTCGGCCTGCTCATCTGGCTGCTACCCGCCCCGCAAGGCTTGCCCCCCGCCACCTGGACCTATTTCGCCGTGTTCGCGGCCGTGGTGCTCGGTCTGGTTCTGGAACCCGTGGCCCCGGCCCTGATCGGGCTGATCGGCGTCACCCTGGCCACCATCCTGCGCCTCGTGCCCATGACCCCGGGCAAGCTCCCCTCGGCCGGCGAAGCCATCAAGTGGGGGCTGTCGGGATTTTCCAACGGCACGGTCTGGCTCATCTTCGCGGCCTTCATGTTCGCGCTGGGCTACGAAAAAACGGGCCTCGGCAAGCGGCTGGGACTGACGCTCATCAAGCGCATGGGCAAAAAGACCCTGGGCCTGGGCTACGCCGTGGCCCTGGCCGACCTCATCCTGGCCCCGTTCATGCCGTCCAACACGGCCCGCAGCGGCGGCACCATCTTCCCCATCATCAAGAACATTCCGCCGCTGTACGGCTCCACGCCGGAGAACAATCCCCGGGGCCTCGGCGCCTACATCATGTGGACGGCGCTGGCCACCACCTGCGTCACCTCGTCCATGTTCCTAACCGGCCTGGCCCCCAACGTCCTGGCCCAGTCCCTGGTGGAAAAGACCGCCCACATCCAGCTCGGCTGGAGCCAGTGGTTTATGAGCGTCCTGCCCGTGGGGGCCATCCTGTTTCTGGCCACGCCGCTTTTGACCTACATCATCTATCCGCCCACCCAGAAGACCTCGGAAAACGCCCCCATCTGGGCCGGTGAGGAACTCGGCAAGCTCGGCCCCATCACCGGCCGGGAAATCACCATGGGCCTTTTGGCCGTGGCCGCGCTCATGGGCTGGATATTCCTCAAGAGCTCCATCAACTCCACCACCGTGGCCCTGGCCGCCGTGTGCGTCATGGCCCTGACCAAGGTCGTCACTTGGGAGGACATCATCCGCTACAAGCAGGCCTGGAACGTGCTGGCCTGGTTCGCGACCCTGGTGACCATGGCCGACGGCCTCAAAAGAACCGGCTTTCTCAAGTGGTTCGCCGAGGCGGCCGCTTCGCACATGCAGGGCTTTTCCCCCACCGCCATGATGATCGGCCTGGTGATCCTTTTCTTCGTCAGCCACTACATGTTCGCCAGCGTCACCGCCCACGTCGCCGCCCTGCTCCCGGTCATGCTGGCCACGGCCATGGCCGTTCCCGGCCTCAACATGGAGGTCGTCTCCATGCTCCTGTGCGGCTCGCTTGGCATCATGGGCATCATCAGCCCCTACGGCACCGGTCCCTCGCCGCTCTATTTCGGCTCCGGCTACATCAAGAGCCGCGAATTCTGGCTTCTGGGTCTCGTTTTCGGCGCCATTTTCCTCGGCGTGTACCTGCTGGTCGGCTTCCCCTGGATTCTCATGCGTGGCTAA
- a CDS encoding fumarate hydratase, translating to MRTISRQSVVDAVAAMCIDANRYLPADVLASFAKAKAAETVASAREIFGQLEENAALAARTGLPLCQDCGLGVFFVEVGEEVRLEDGSLREAINAGMVKGYGDGFLRKSTCDPFTRKNVGDNSPAIIHFDLVPGDALKICMMAKGGGSENMSRVMMLAPAQGLPGIREFVIRRVAESGSNPCPPILVGVGIGGNFELAAINSKKALMRQVDDVHPDPEVAAMEADLLASINRLGIGPMGLGGATTCLGVKIKTAPCHLASLPLAVNIQCHSSRHKEVTL from the coding sequence ATGCGCACCATTTCCAGACAAAGCGTTGTCGACGCCGTGGCCGCCATGTGCATCGACGCCAACCGTTACCTGCCGGCCGATGTGCTGGCCTCCTTCGCCAAGGCCAAGGCGGCCGAAACCGTGGCCTCGGCCCGGGAAATCTTCGGCCAACTCGAGGAAAACGCCGCCCTGGCCGCCCGGACCGGACTGCCGCTGTGCCAGGACTGCGGCCTGGGCGTCTTTTTCGTCGAAGTGGGCGAGGAGGTCCGCCTGGAGGACGGCAGCCTGCGCGAGGCCATAAACGCCGGCATGGTCAAGGGTTACGGCGACGGCTTTCTGCGCAAATCCACCTGCGATCCCTTCACCCGCAAGAACGTGGGCGACAATTCCCCGGCCATCATCCACTTCGACCTGGTCCCCGGGGATGCGCTCAAGATCTGTATGATGGCCAAGGGCGGCGGTTCCGAGAACATGTCGCGGGTGATGATGCTGGCCCCGGCCCAGGGCCTTCCCGGCATCCGCGAATTCGTCATCCGCCGCGTGGCCGAATCGGGCTCCAACCCCTGCCCGCCCATCCTGGTCGGCGTCGGCATCGGCGGCAATTTCGAGCTGGCCGCCATCAACTCCAAAAAGGCGCTCATGCGCCAGGTGGACGACGTCCATCCCGATCCCGAAGTGGCGGCCATGGAAGCGGACCTACTCGCTTCCATCAACCGCCTCGGCATCGGCCCCATGGGCCTTGGCGGCGCGACGACCTGTCTTGGCGTCAAGATCAAAACCGCCCCCTGCCACCTGGCCAGCCTGCCGCTGGCCGTCAACATCCAGTGCCACAGCTCCCGGCACAAGGAGGTCACGCTCTAA
- a CDS encoding Fe-S-containing hydro-lyase, whose product MAEYHLTTPMTDADVEKLRAGDVVHLTGIIYTGRDAAHKRLVDALDAGQSLPFDPRGAVIYYVGPSPARPGYVIGAAGPTTSYRMDSFAPRLIAEGLKGMIGKGMRAPEVKAAMAEHKAVYFGATGGAGALLGLRIKKARVIAYEDLGPEAVRELTVEDFPVLVINDCHGGDLYAVPELEAALG is encoded by the coding sequence ATGGCCGAATACCATCTGACCACGCCGATGACCGATGCGGATGTGGAAAAGCTGCGCGCCGGCGATGTGGTCCACCTCACCGGCATCATCTACACCGGCCGCGACGCGGCCCACAAACGCCTCGTCGACGCTCTCGACGCCGGGCAGTCCCTCCCCTTCGATCCCAGGGGCGCGGTGATCTATTACGTCGGCCCCTCGCCGGCCCGGCCCGGCTACGTGATCGGCGCGGCCGGCCCGACCACCAGCTACCGCATGGACTCCTTCGCCCCGCGCCTGATCGCCGAAGGCCTCAAGGGCATGATCGGCAAGGGCATGCGCGCGCCCGAGGTCAAGGCGGCCATGGCCGAGCACAAGGCCGTGTACTTCGGGGCCACCGGCGGGGCCGGGGCGCTCCTTGGGCTTCGCATCAAAAAGGCCAGGGTCATCGCCTACGAGGACCTTGGCCCCGAGGCCGTTCGCGAGCTGACCGTGGAGGACTTCCCGGTGCTGGTGATAAACGACTGCCACGGCGGCGACCTGTACGCCGTGCCCGAGCTGGAGGCCGCCCTTGGCTAG
- a CDS encoding FAD-binding protein, protein MASAMESHDIVIVGSGGAGLRAAVGALQINPDLDILVVTKTMPTRSATCMAEGGINGVLDFPGQEDSLEAHSFDTIKGSDYLGDQDAIDFFVQKASEAVRETDFWGTPYSRKDDGRVACRLMGGHKYARTNFSADKTGHILLHANFDYALKCGVRFRINSQVLDVALEDGVCRGVVVRDTNTGEVTPIKAKAVVLATGGYTRMFWARTSTPYIATGDGVGVALRAGVAFKDPEMVQFHPTGVANGGVLITEAARGEGGYLVNADGERFMARYAPDRMELAPRDITARAIETEIIEGRGYGSGLGAHVLLDLRHLGRERIMERLPQIRHVGLLFENLDLVEQPIPVRPTAHYSMGGIDVVDFEHMKTNVPGLFAAGECSCVSIHGANRLGGNSLADAMVTGKQAGIGAASYVPGKSLGGDGALEKIAEKWRGHFAETTARKDGPTAPELREKLAATLWEGMGIFRTEEKLAGALAAVTDLQKEYGTAMVGNANPVCNTAYAHFLEVGNLLTLARCALVAATARQESRGAHTREDYPVRDDANFLKHSLVTVADGDYRLDYRPVAITRHQPQERKY, encoded by the coding sequence TTGGCTAGCGCAATGGAATCGCACGATATCGTCATCGTGGGCTCGGGCGGGGCCGGACTGCGGGCGGCCGTGGGCGCGCTCCAGATCAATCCGGACCTGGACATCCTGGTCGTCACCAAGACCATGCCCACCCGCTCGGCCACCTGCATGGCCGAGGGCGGCATCAACGGCGTGCTGGACTTCCCCGGCCAGGAGGACTCCCTCGAAGCGCACAGCTTCGACACGATAAAAGGCAGCGACTACCTGGGCGACCAGGACGCCATCGACTTCTTCGTGCAAAAGGCCTCCGAGGCCGTGCGCGAAACCGACTTCTGGGGCACGCCCTACAGCCGCAAGGACGACGGCCGGGTGGCTTGCCGCTTGATGGGCGGCCACAAATATGCCCGCACCAACTTCTCGGCCGACAAGACCGGGCATATCCTGCTGCACGCCAACTTCGACTATGCGCTCAAATGCGGCGTCAGGTTCCGCATCAATTCCCAGGTGCTGGACGTGGCCCTTGAGGACGGTGTGTGCCGGGGCGTGGTGGTGCGCGACACCAACACCGGGGAGGTGACCCCGATCAAAGCCAAGGCCGTTGTCCTGGCAACCGGCGGCTACACCCGCATGTTCTGGGCCCGCACCAGCACGCCCTACATCGCCACGGGCGACGGCGTGGGCGTGGCCCTGCGGGCCGGCGTGGCCTTCAAGGACCCGGAAATGGTCCAGTTCCACCCGACCGGCGTGGCCAACGGCGGCGTGCTCATCACCGAGGCGGCGCGCGGCGAAGGCGGCTACCTGGTCAACGCCGACGGCGAGCGCTTCATGGCCCGCTACGCCCCGGACCGCATGGAGCTGGCCCCGCGGGACATCACCGCCCGGGCCATCGAAACCGAGATCATCGAGGGGCGCGGCTACGGCTCCGGCCTCGGGGCCCACGTGCTGCTCGACCTGCGCCACCTCGGCCGCGAACGCATAATGGAGCGCCTGCCGCAAATCCGCCACGTGGGCCTGCTCTTCGAGAACCTGGACCTGGTGGAGCAGCCCATACCCGTGCGCCCCACGGCCCACTACTCCATGGGCGGCATCGACGTGGTGGATTTCGAGCACATGAAGACGAACGTCCCCGGGCTTTTCGCCGCCGGCGAATGCTCCTGCGTCTCCATCCACGGGGCCAACCGCCTGGGCGGCAACTCCCTGGCCGACGCCATGGTCACGGGCAAGCAGGCCGGCATCGGCGCGGCCTCCTACGTGCCGGGCAAGTCCCTGGGCGGCGACGGCGCGCTGGAGAAGATTGCCGAAAAATGGCGCGGTCACTTCGCCGAAACCACCGCCCGCAAGGACGGCCCCACCGCGCCCGAGTTGCGTGAAAAGCTGGCCGCCACCCTGTGGGAGGGCATGGGCATCTTCCGCACCGAGGAAAAGCTCGCCGGGGCCCTGGCCGCCGTGACCGACCTGCAAAAGGAATACGGGACCGCCATGGTCGGCAACGCCAATCCGGTCTGCAACACGGCCTATGCCCACTTCCTGGAGGTGGGCAACCTGCTCACCCTGGCCCGGTGCGCCCTGGTCGCGGCAACCGCCCGCCAGGAGTCCCGCGGAGCCCATACCCGGGAGGACTATCCCGTCCGCGACGACGCGAACTTCCTCAAGCACAGCCTGGTGACCGTCGCGGACGGCGACTACCGCCTCGACTACCGCCCGGTGGCCATCACCCGCCATCAACCGCAGGAGCGTAAATACTGA
- a CDS encoding succinate dehydrogenase/fumarate reductase iron-sulfur subunit: protein MDTLAFLIDRFDGKDTWCQRYTFAYRPGMTVLACLIHIKEHLDPTLNFTASCRSAICGACAVRVNGNAVLACDTMVDDLLKIWGEGALRISPLGNAKVISDLVVAWEEKIEHLRLAKPGLLAKHEFSAEKGCRQAPKEMQAVAKQWDCILCGSCASECNKLSDSGEDFLEPFVFTHAARYAEDSRSADPMRHVESVLAHGLWKCVHCMECVTKCPKHIRPGEDIAAMRHMAVASGHTDGPGPRHAEAFRTDLEKTGRLNEVRLVPRTEGMASAATKHLPFTLRMFAKGKLGVVEAARLFVADNPPVDNIDDLRKVIAPERN, encoded by the coding sequence ATGGATACCCTGGCCTTTCTCATCGACCGGTTCGACGGCAAGGACACCTGGTGCCAGCGCTACACGTTCGCCTACCGGCCCGGCATGACGGTGCTCGCCTGCCTGATTCACATCAAGGAGCACCTGGACCCGACGCTCAACTTCACGGCCTCGTGCCGCAGCGCCATCTGCGGGGCCTGCGCCGTGCGGGTCAACGGCAACGCGGTGCTGGCCTGCGACACCATGGTCGACGACCTGCTCAAAATCTGGGGCGAGGGGGCGCTGCGCATAAGCCCGCTCGGCAACGCCAAGGTCATAAGCGACCTGGTGGTGGCCTGGGAGGAAAAGATCGAGCACCTGCGTCTGGCCAAGCCGGGCTTGCTGGCCAAGCATGAATTCTCGGCCGAAAAGGGATGCCGGCAGGCCCCGAAGGAGATGCAGGCCGTGGCCAAGCAGTGGGACTGCATCCTGTGCGGCAGCTGCGCCTCGGAATGCAACAAGCTCTCCGACTCCGGAGAGGATTTCCTGGAGCCCTTCGTCTTCACCCACGCCGCCCGCTACGCCGAGGACTCCCGCTCGGCCGACCCCATGCGCCACGTGGAAAGCGTCCTGGCCCACGGCCTGTGGAAATGCGTCCACTGCATGGAATGCGTCACCAAATGCCCCAAGCACATCCGCCCCGGGGAAGACATCGCCGCCATGCGCCACATGGCCGTGGCTTCCGGCCACACCGACGGTCCGGGACCGCGCCACGCCGAGGCCTTCCGCACCGACCTGGAAAAGACCGGCCGGCTCAACGAAGTCCGGCTCGTCCCCCGCACCGAGGGCATGGCCAGCGCCGCCACCAAGCACCTGCCCTTCACCCTGCGCATGTTCGCCAAGGGCAAGCTCGGCGTCGTGGAAGCGGCCCGCCTGTTCGTGGCCGACAATCCCCCCGTGGATAACATCGACGACCTGCGCAAGGTCATCGCCCCCGAAAGGAATTAG